One Parafrankia discariae genomic window, TGGAGGTGGGTGGCGGCGTCGGCTTTGGGGGTGAGGGTGGTGGTGAGGCGGTCGGGGGTGAGGGTCTCGATGGTGCCGTCGTCGAGCACCCCGGCTGCGTGCACGACGGCGGTGAGCGGCTGCTCGGCCGGGATGGTCGCGAGCAGCGCGGCCAGCGCGTCCCGGTCGGCCGTGTCGCAGGCGACCAGGCGGGCGTGCGCGCCCAGCTCCCGTAGTCGCGCGAGCAGGCGGTCGGCGCCCGGTGCGTCCAGGCCGCGGCGGCTGACCAGCAGCAGGTGGCGAACCCCGTGCCGGGTCACCAGTCGTTCGGCGATCAACCCGCCGAGCGCCCCGGTGGCTCCGGTGATCAGCGTGGTGCCCTGTTCGTGCCGCGGCTCGTCCGCCGGCTCGCCGCCCGTCGGTGCCGTGCTCGCCGGCAGCCGCTGCAGCCGGGGGGCGAACAGTCGTCCGGCGCGCAGTGCCAGCTGGTTCTCACCCGTGCGCAGCGCGGTGGCCAACGCGACGGGCAGGACGGCTTCCGACGCGGCGTCGCCGTCGACGTCCAGGAGCAGGAACCGGTCGGGATGCTCCGACATCGCGCTGCGCAGCAGACCCCAGGCGGTGGCCGCGGCCGGGTCGACGTCCAGGTCGGCGGGGCCGGTCCAGACCGCGGCGGAGGTGACGACGGCCAGCCGGGAGCCCGGGCCCACCTCGGCGTCCGCGTCGCGCGCCAGCGCGTCCTGGACCAGTGCCAGGACCTCACCGGCCACGACCACGGCCTCCCGGCCGCCCGCGACCCGCCGTAGCTCGATGCCCTCCGCCTGAAGGTCTCCGGCCGTGCCGGCGGCGCCGGTCGTCGCGGCGTCCGTCGCGACCGGGTGCCACTCCAGCGTGTACAGGGCGTCGGTCGCGGGTGCGAACGCGTCCGCGGGTACGGCGCGCAGCGTCAGGGAGCGCGCCGAGGCCACCGGCAGGCCGTCGGGATCGGCGAGCAGAACCGAGACGGAACCGTCCTCGGCCGGTGTGAGCCGGACCCGCACCGTGGTCGCGCCGACGGCGGCGAGCCGGACTCCGGTCCAGGAGAACGGCACCCGCACCCCGTCCGCCCCGCCGTACAGGGGCAGCAGGTGCAGGGCGGCGTCGAGCAGCGCCGGATGCAGCGCGAAAAGCTCCCCGTCCGTCCTGCCGGTCCCGGCAGCGCCTGCCGCGTCGCCGGTTTCGCCGGTGTTCCCGTCGAGGTCCGCGCCGGCGCCGAGGCGGACCTCGGCGAGCAACGTGTCCCCGGCCTGCCAGGCCGCCGTCACGTTGCGCAGGCCCGCGCCGTAGTCGTAGCCGAGCGCACCCAGGCGCCGGTACACGTCCGCCACGTCGAGCGGGTCCGCGCCGGCCGGTGGCCAGAGCTCCGCGGCCGGCGCCGGGAGGTCCGCGCCCGCGATCTCCTCCTGGCGCAGGACACCGGTGGCGTGCAGGGCCCAGGGGTCCTCCTCACCCGGCCGAGAGTGCACGGTCAGCGCGCGGCTGCCGTGCTCGTCCACGCCGCCGACCGAGACCTGCACGCTCAGCGTCCCGCGCTCCGGCAGGAGCAGCGGCGTCTGCAGGGTCAGGTCGTCGAGCACGGGAGCGTCGGCGCGCAGGCCGGCGCGCAGCGCGAGGTCGACGAAC contains:
- a CDS encoding type I polyketide synthase — translated: PFQRRHFWFQAPKAWAARDEDLLGAAVERADDGGLLFTGTLDLDRHPWLADHVISGRPLVPGSLFVDLALRAGLRADAPVLDDLTLQTPLLLPERGTLSVQVSVGGVDEHGSRALTVHSRPGEEDPWALHATGVLRQEEIAGADLPAPAAELWPPAGADPLDVADVYRRLGALGYDYGAGLRNVTAAWQAGDTLLAEVRLGAGADLDGNTGETGDAAGAAGTGRTDGELFALHPALLDAALHLLPLYGGADGVRVPFSWTGVRLAAVGATTVRVRLTPAEDGSVSVLLADPDGLPVASARSLTLRAVPADAFAPATDALYTLEWHPVATDAATTGAAGTAGDLQAEGIELRRVAGGREAVVVAGEVLALVQDALARDADAEVGPGSRLAVVTSAAVWTGPADLDVDPAAATAWGLLRSAMSEHPDRFLLLDVDGDAASEAVLPVALATALRTGENQLALRAGRLFAPRLQRLPASTAPTGGEPADEPRHEQGTTLITGATGALGGLIAERLVTRHGVRHLLLVSRRGLDAPGADRLLARLRELGAHARLVACDTADRDALAALLATIPAEQPLTAVVHAAGVLDDGTIETLTPDRLTTTLTPKADAATHL